One region of Streptococcus parasanguinis genomic DNA includes:
- a CDS encoding chloride channel protein, whose product MKVRLQNLPYGLRLLLATLSLGIGTGLVGIACHYLLEGVQELAFDQASSDLLQQFQEAGGIRRFLILCVTGCLAAGFWYVLQKRYQILSIRQQIDLAGDRDPAPLAHLLHAGMQVAIVGAGASVGKEGAPREVGALLAGRLAKGFSLALKERKVLIACGAGAGLAAVYQVPFASSLFVFETLGLAYSLQNLLLVLTSTYLATWVAQPIVGQEAIYHLSAGSWSASSFLQAILIAFLVTPLALAFAFLAKRASHKRRKDGTILWALPLAFLVLGSLVTFFPIFMGNGQVLAQALLSSQSIPYLPLTLAVKGLLVYLLLRNGAYGGTLTPSFALGIGSGYLVTLLLTVLGIHLDPAIGMLLGATVFLGTTLEAPLTAIALSLGFTGQAWSLTIPLVLAAGLSYVIRKRWEKK is encoded by the coding sequence ATGAAAGTACGACTTCAAAATCTGCCCTACGGACTGAGGTTGCTTCTAGCCACCTTATCATTAGGGATTGGGACGGGCCTGGTCGGAATTGCCTGTCATTATCTACTAGAAGGGGTGCAAGAGCTGGCTTTTGACCAAGCTAGTTCCGATTTGCTCCAGCAATTTCAAGAAGCTGGAGGTATCCGTAGATTTTTGATCTTATGTGTGACTGGGTGCTTGGCAGCTGGCTTCTGGTATGTCCTGCAAAAGCGTTATCAGATCCTGTCTATTCGCCAGCAAATTGACTTAGCTGGAGACAGGGATCCAGCGCCCTTAGCCCACCTCCTTCATGCAGGGATGCAGGTGGCAATTGTTGGAGCAGGAGCATCGGTCGGAAAAGAAGGAGCCCCACGTGAGGTCGGGGCTCTTCTAGCTGGTCGTTTGGCGAAGGGGTTCTCACTAGCTCTCAAAGAGCGAAAAGTCTTGATCGCCTGTGGGGCTGGAGCTGGTTTGGCTGCGGTCTATCAGGTCCCCTTTGCCAGTAGCTTGTTTGTCTTTGAGACCTTAGGACTTGCCTACAGTTTGCAGAACCTTCTACTGGTTTTGACCAGTACTTATCTGGCCACCTGGGTTGCCCAGCCCATCGTTGGTCAGGAGGCCATTTATCACCTGTCCGCAGGCTCATGGTCGGCTAGCAGTTTCTTACAGGCTATTTTGATTGCTTTCTTGGTCACTCCCTTGGCTCTGGCCTTTGCTTTCCTCGCCAAGCGGGCTAGTCACAAACGGCGGAAAGATGGGACGATTCTTTGGGCTCTTCCTCTAGCCTTTCTAGTGCTAGGGAGCCTAGTAACCTTTTTCCCTATCTTTATGGGAAATGGCCAGGTACTAGCGCAAGCCCTTTTGTCTAGCCAGTCGATTCCTTATCTTCCACTGACTCTTGCAGTGAAGGGGCTTCTGGTTTACCTCCTCTTGCGCAATGGTGCTTATGGAGGAACTTTGACACCATCATTTGCCCTTGGGATTGGATCTGGCTATCTAGTGACCTTGCTTTTGACAGTCCTTGGGATTCATCTGGATCCAGCTATAGGGATGTTACTTGGAGCGACCGTCTTTTTAGGGACGACCCTAGAAGCTCCTTTGACAGCCATTGCTCTTAGCCTTGGATTTACAGGCCAAGCTTGGAGTTTGACAATCCCGCTTGTACTTGCGGCTGGTCTGTCTTATGTGATTCGAAAGAGATGGGAGAAGAAATGA
- a CDS encoding type 1 glutamine amidotransferase: MMKVHFVLHETFEVPGAYLKWAQERGHQVTTTKVYENEALPDTVDEIDFLIVMGGPQSPDENREAFPYYDPQAEIDLIQKAIKADRYIVGVCLGAQLLSVAYGAKYEHSPEREIGVYPVTLTPEGLTDPHVGEFGETLETGHWHGDMPGLTEDAVVLATSQGCPRQMIRFSPKHYAFQAHLEFDPEAVDLLIAADGEEVIEEQSQKLTFVQKPEAIRAYDYREMNAKLFEFLDSLTK, from the coding sequence ATGATGAAGGTACATTTTGTACTGCATGAAACTTTTGAAGTGCCGGGCGCTTATCTAAAATGGGCACAGGAGCGTGGTCATCAAGTGACCACGACCAAAGTCTATGAGAACGAAGCATTACCTGATACAGTGGATGAGATTGATTTTTTGATCGTAATGGGAGGACCTCAATCGCCAGATGAAAATCGAGAAGCTTTTCCATACTACGATCCTCAGGCAGAGATCGACCTGATTCAAAAAGCCATCAAGGCTGATCGTTATATTGTTGGGGTCTGTCTTGGTGCCCAGCTCCTGTCTGTTGCTTATGGCGCGAAGTATGAGCACAGTCCGGAACGTGAGATTGGGGTTTATCCTGTGACCTTGACGCCTGAAGGACTCACAGATCCGCATGTCGGTGAGTTTGGAGAAACTCTTGAAACTGGTCACTGGCATGGTGATATGCCAGGATTGACAGAAGATGCTGTTGTTCTTGCGACCAGTCAAGGGTGTCCACGTCAGATGATTCGCTTCAGTCCTAAACATTATGCCTTCCAAGCCCACTTGGAATTTGATCCAGAAGCAGTTGATCTCTTGATTGCTGCGGACGGTGAAGAGGTTATAGAAGAACAAAGTCAAAAATTGACCTTTGTTCAAAAACCTGAAGCCATTCGTGCTTACGATTATCGAGAAATGAATGCCAAACTTTTTGAGTTTTTGGATTCATTAACAAAATAA
- the deoD gene encoding purine-nucleoside phosphorylase, producing the protein MSIHIAAKQGEIADKILLPGDPLRAKFIAENFLEDAVCFNEVRNMFGYTGTYKGHRVSVMGTGMGMPSISIYARELIVDYGVKKLIRVGTAGSLNEDVHVRELVLAQAAATNSNIIRNDWPQYDFPQIASFDLLDKAYHIAKDLGMTTHVGNVLSSDVFYSNYGEKNIELGKWGVKAVEMEAAALYYLAAQHHVDALAIMTISDSLVNPDEDTTAEERQTTFTDMMKVGLETLIAD; encoded by the coding sequence ATGTCTATCCATATTGCTGCTAAGCAGGGTGAAATTGCTGATAAAATTCTTCTTCCTGGAGATCCTCTTCGTGCGAAATTTATTGCTGAAAACTTCCTTGAAGACGCTGTTTGCTTCAACGAAGTCCGTAACATGTTTGGTTACACAGGTACTTATAAAGGTCATCGTGTTTCTGTCATGGGTACTGGAATGGGGATGCCATCGATCTCTATTTATGCGCGTGAGTTGATTGTCGACTACGGCGTGAAGAAATTGATCCGTGTGGGAACGGCTGGTTCTTTGAATGAGGATGTCCATGTTCGTGAATTGGTCTTGGCACAAGCTGCTGCAACCAACTCAAACATCATCCGCAACGACTGGCCTCAATACGATTTCCCACAAATCGCTAGCTTTGATCTTTTAGACAAGGCTTACCATATTGCCAAAGACCTTGGCATGACGACTCACGTCGGTAATGTTTTGTCATCAGATGTTTTCTATTCAAACTATGGTGAAAAGAATATCGAGCTTGGTAAATGGGGTGTGAAAGCTGTAGAAATGGAAGCAGCAGCTCTTTACTATCTTGCTGCTCAACACCATGTTGATGCGCTTGCTATCATGACTATTTCAGACAGTTTGGTCAATCCAGATGAGGACACAACTGCTGAAGAACGTCAAACTACTTTCACAGACATGATGAAAGTCGGTCTTGAGACCTTGATTGCAGACTAA
- a CDS encoding NAD-dependent protein deacylase has product MDKIAQLQEMIDQSQRIVFFGGAGVSTESNIPDFRSSDGVYSVQVGRHLTAEQLVSHTMFERYPEDFFDFYKKYLLYPDAKPNAAHQYLARLEETGKLKAVVTQNIDSLHEMAGSKKVLKLHGSADRNYCTGCQRFYDLEAFLALEGPVPHCLNCGKVVKPDVTLYEEPLDMDVFSQAAQAIQEADLLIIGGTSLVVYPAASLIQYFQGKKLVVINKTSIPQDKQADLVIEGKIGQVFSQLRQ; this is encoded by the coding sequence ATGGATAAAATTGCTCAACTACAGGAGATGATTGATCAGAGTCAACGGATCGTGTTTTTCGGAGGGGCAGGAGTTTCCACGGAGTCAAACATTCCAGATTTTCGAAGCTCAGACGGGGTCTATAGTGTTCAGGTAGGGCGGCATTTGACAGCCGAGCAATTGGTCTCCCATACCATGTTTGAGCGCTATCCTGAGGACTTTTTCGACTTTTATAAGAAGTACTTGCTCTACCCAGATGCCAAGCCCAATGCAGCCCATCAGTATCTGGCTCGGCTTGAGGAGACTGGTAAGCTCAAGGCAGTGGTGACACAAAATATCGATAGTCTCCATGAAATGGCTGGTTCTAAAAAAGTTTTGAAGCTCCATGGCAGTGCCGACCGCAATTACTGTACGGGTTGCCAGCGATTTTATGATTTGGAGGCCTTTCTAGCTTTAGAAGGCCCGGTTCCACATTGCCTGAACTGTGGCAAGGTGGTCAAGCCTGATGTGACTCTTTACGAGGAACCTCTCGATATGGACGTCTTTAGCCAAGCAGCCCAAGCAATCCAAGAGGCTGATCTCCTGATTATCGGTGGAACTTCCCTTGTGGTCTACCCAGCGGCTAGCTTGATCCAGTATTTTCAAGGGAAGAAGCTGGTTGTCATCAATAAAACCAGTATCCCTCAAGACAAACAAGCAGACCTGGTTATTGAAGGGAAAATTGGCCAAGTATTTTCACAATTAAGACAATAA
- a CDS encoding LysR family transcriptional regulator, with product MRIQQLQYIIKIVETGSMNEAAKQLFITQPSLSNAVKDLENEMGIEIFIRNPKGITLTRDGMEFLSYARQVVEQIDLLSERYKNPVGSRELFSVSSQHYAFVVEAFVSLLKKSDMEKYELFLRETRTWEIIDDVKNFRSEVGVLFLNSYNRDVLSKMLDDNHLIATHLFTAQPHIFVSKTNPLAKKEIVHLSDLEDFPYLSYDQGTHNSFYFSEEILSQEHHKKSIVVSDRATLFNLLIGLDGYTIATGILNSNLNGNNIVSIPLDIEDTIELVYIKHEKTALSKMGEKFIEYLLEEVKFDK from the coding sequence ATGAGAATACAACAATTACAATACATTATCAAAATCGTCGAAACCGGCTCTATGAATGAGGCCGCAAAACAACTCTTCATCACTCAACCTAGCCTTTCCAATGCTGTCAAGGACTTGGAAAATGAGATGGGAATTGAAATCTTTATCCGAAATCCCAAAGGGATCACTTTGACCCGCGATGGGATGGAGTTCCTCTCTTATGCCCGCCAGGTGGTGGAGCAGATTGACCTCTTGTCCGAGCGCTATAAAAATCCTGTGGGCTCTCGTGAGCTTTTCAGCGTCTCTTCACAGCACTACGCCTTCGTGGTTGAGGCCTTCGTTTCACTATTGAAGAAAAGCGACATGGAAAAATACGAGCTCTTCCTACGGGAGACGCGGACTTGGGAGATCATCGATGACGTCAAGAACTTCCGCAGCGAGGTTGGCGTACTCTTTTTGAATAGCTACAACCGCGATGTCCTCTCTAAGATGCTGGATGATAATCACCTGATTGCCACCCACCTCTTTACAGCGCAACCTCATATCTTTGTCAGCAAGACCAATCCTCTTGCCAAGAAGGAGATCGTCCACTTGTCAGATCTGGAAGATTTCCCATACCTTAGCTATGACCAAGGAACCCACAACTCCTTCTACTTCTCAGAAGAGATTCTCTCTCAAGAGCATCATAAGAAATCCATCGTTGTCAGTGACCGGGCGACCCTCTTTAATCTCTTGATTGGTCTGGATGGCTACACCATTGCGACCGGGATCCTCAACAGCAATCTCAACGGAAATAACATCGTCTCCATTCCCCTTGATATCGAAGACACAATCGAGTTGGTCTACATCAAACATGAAAAAACAGCTCTCTCAAAAATGGGAGAAAAATTCATCGAGTACTTGCTTGAGGAAGTGAAGTTTGATAAATAA